The following DNA comes from Nitrogeniibacter aestuarii.
CGTGGACCTCGATGCCCAAGCGTCTGCAACGCGCTGGGCGGAAGCGGCCAGCGAAGCCAATCCCTTTCCGGCAAGGATGCACCGATTCACCGGTGAGCCCATCGAACTGCCGGCCAAGCTGACCAAATGGTCGAATCGGGCCGACGCCGTACTGGTCGATTGCCCGCCGGCCCTGGATCATCCTCGCACGCTGGCTGCGTTGAATCACACCGATCTGGCGATTATCCCGGTGGTGCCGAGCCCCACCGACCTGTGGTCGACGCGCGCCATCGAGCGAATCATTGTCGATCTGCAAAAACACCGGCCGCAGCTCAAGGCCGTCCTGCTGCCGAACCGGGTGTCGCGCACGGCGCTGGCAGCCGACGTGATTGAAGTCATGCATGATTTCGAACTGCCTGTGTTGGCGGCGGCCATCGCCCAGCGTAATGCGTACGCCCAAAGTGCCGCCATTGGAGGCTCGGTGTTTGATCTGGGGAGTGCGGCAAAGCCTGCGCAGCTGGAGATCCTGCGTCTGGTCAGTGCCGTGGCAAAGCGTCTTGGAGAA
Coding sequences within:
- a CDS encoding ParA family protein, yielding MARGPIITLVSQKGGAGKSTITMQLAAGLARRGRKIEVVDLDAQASATRWAEAASEANPFPARMHRFTGEPIELPAKLTKWSNRADAVLVDCPPALDHPRTLAALNHTDLAIIPVVPSPTDLWSTRAIERIIVDLQKHRPQLKAVLLPNRVSRTALAADVIEVMHDFELPVLAAAIAQRNAYAQSAAIGGSVFDLGSAAKPAQLEILRLVSAVAKRLGELEL